One window of Thermocoleostomius sinensis A174 genomic DNA carries:
- a CDS encoding alpha/beta fold hydrolase, translated as MVKTVDILGFPHVYELSAPTDCPTVLVFVHGWLLSRAYWQPMIDRLSGDYQCLSYDLRGFGASQRVANLSAATTPALVEDPVLEKAVVGSGAAISSLPSSLETLKVSTTIDYTNYAPAIYAQELAILLQQLAIQKAWIVGHSLGGSIALWAAHQFPESIAGVICINSGGGIYLKEEFERFRTAGQQLVKYRPRWLSYVPLLDIALTRMSVAKPIERRWGRQRLFDLLNADPAVAIGTLLDSTTEAEVNRLPQIVAQLKQPVHFIAGSNDTVMEPKYVHHLASFHPSFECCSNNVTEIANCGHLSMIEQPDAVATEIRRVLDQYLT; from the coding sequence ATGGTCAAAACTGTTGACATCCTAGGATTTCCTCACGTCTACGAACTGTCGGCTCCCACAGATTGTCCCACCGTTCTAGTTTTCGTTCATGGCTGGCTCCTCAGTCGGGCCTATTGGCAGCCTATGATCGATCGACTGTCTGGGGACTATCAATGCCTTTCCTACGATCTGCGTGGATTTGGTGCATCCCAACGAGTGGCTAATTTATCTGCTGCTACGACACCTGCCCTAGTTGAAGATCCCGTACTAGAAAAAGCGGTCGTGGGCAGCGGAGCGGCGATATCATCACTGCCGTCCAGTTTAGAAACTCTGAAGGTTTCGACGACGATTGACTACACCAATTACGCACCTGCTATCTATGCCCAAGAGCTTGCCATTCTACTACAGCAACTTGCCATCCAAAAGGCGTGGATAGTAGGACACTCCTTGGGAGGCAGTATTGCACTTTGGGCAGCCCATCAGTTTCCAGAATCGATAGCAGGGGTAATTTGTATTAACTCAGGGGGGGGGATTTATCTCAAGGAAGAGTTTGAGCGCTTCCGTACCGCCGGTCAACAACTCGTCAAGTATCGCCCCCGTTGGTTATCGTATGTCCCCTTACTTGATATTGCCCTAACCCGGATGAGTGTGGCTAAGCCGATCGAGCGTCGCTGGGGACGCCAACGTTTGTTTGATCTATTAAATGCCGATCCCGCTGTGGCGATTGGCACCTTGCTGGATTCAACCACAGAAGCAGAGGTGAATCGGCTACCCCAAATTGTTGCGCAATTGAAACAGCCTGTGCATTTTATCGCTGGTTCCAATGACACGGTAATGGAACCAAAATATGTTCACCACTTGGCTAGCTTTCATCCATCCTTTGAGTGCTGTAGCAATAACGTAACTGAAATTGCTAACTGTGGTCATTTGTCCATGATTGAACAACCCGATGCAGTGGCTACTGAAATTCGCCGAGTGCTTGATCAATATCTCACCTAG
- the rpiA gene encoding ribose-5-phosphate isomerase RpiA has product MTAGLDPVTVMKQEVGRAAANRVKSGSIVGLGTGSTTAFAIQCLGERLRSGELTDIRGVPTSFQASVLAKQHGIPLTTLDEIDRIDIAIDGADEVDPQKNLIKGGGAAHTREKIVDSLAEQFIVVVDRSKLVDRLGTTFPLPVEVLPMAVTPVMQAIEKLGGKPELRMGVKKDGPVITDQGNMVLDVTFGAIDNPAELEKTLNNIPGVLENGLFVGVADVVLVGEIKDNHPSVREA; this is encoded by the coding sequence ATGACAGCAGGACTAGATCCCGTGACGGTAATGAAGCAAGAAGTGGGACGCGCCGCTGCCAATCGAGTGAAGTCGGGTTCTATTGTGGGGTTGGGCACGGGGTCAACTACCGCGTTTGCGATTCAGTGTTTGGGCGAGCGGCTTAGATCAGGTGAACTGACGGACATCAGAGGCGTACCGACCTCCTTTCAAGCCTCCGTACTGGCCAAACAGCACGGCATTCCGCTGACCACCCTAGACGAAATTGATCGGATAGACATTGCCATTGATGGAGCCGATGAAGTTGATCCACAGAAAAACTTGATTAAAGGTGGCGGAGCGGCTCATACCCGTGAAAAAATTGTCGATTCGCTAGCAGAGCAATTTATAGTCGTCGTCGATCGTTCCAAATTAGTTGATCGCTTAGGTACGACCTTTCCGCTGCCAGTAGAAGTGTTGCCGATGGCGGTGACCCCAGTTATGCAGGCGATCGAAAAACTGGGCGGCAAACCTGAACTGCGTATGGGCGTCAAAAAAGACGGCCCCGTCATCACCGACCAAGGCAATATGGTGCTAGATGTAACGTTTGGAGCGATCGACAACCCAGCCGAACTAGAAAAAACCTTGAACAACATTCCTGGCGTGCTAGAAAACGGCTTATTTGTTGGCGTGGCTGATGTTGTGCTAGTTGGCGAAATCAAAGACAACCACCCCTCAGTGAGAGAAGCTTAA
- a CDS encoding DUF2325 domain-containing protein, which translates to MDISELDELENSVQDLLSLAKIELEEKRLQQQRDEQIQEEIVKIKQRLEPLLSQIEEMLSQLSSEDFVDSMTRKKLEAKAEDLRQRLANAPLLAAQAIDRQMILNEEKLLDERIAEQTHRWRLALKADLLEMITEQQDFYSATDASIAIRPYIHDLKAIGALEEVVDVLIHQINTHSEEGPVARLRGSHEQTLTFIYNKALENRSRVERAPDVQPRVRHRSSEKRPNPYAILEGKVVIFGGHDRLESAVRNRLRDSNVNLIWCTAQAGPQIAEQSESHIASADLVLVVTGYTSHKLTDKAVQAAQRSGKSVEMVNTTGVVRVLEAIEYGLKTKQLARHLNQFSKPA; encoded by the coding sequence ATGGATATCTCAGAACTAGATGAGTTAGAAAATTCAGTTCAAGATCTCTTATCATTAGCAAAAATAGAATTGGAAGAAAAGCGCTTACAGCAGCAACGGGATGAGCAAATCCAAGAAGAAATCGTCAAAATAAAACAGCGCCTAGAACCGCTGCTGTCCCAAATTGAAGAAATGCTGTCGCAACTGTCCTCTGAAGACTTTGTAGACAGTATGACACGCAAAAAGCTGGAAGCTAAAGCTGAAGACTTGCGACAACGGCTGGCCAACGCACCGTTGCTGGCGGCTCAGGCCATCGATCGCCAAATGATTTTAAACGAAGAGAAATTGTTGGATGAGCGCATTGCCGAGCAAACCCATCGCTGGCGGTTGGCCTTGAAAGCAGATCTGTTGGAGATGATTACCGAACAACAGGACTTTTACAGCGCTACGGATGCTTCGATCGCCATCCGTCCCTATATTCACGACCTCAAAGCCATTGGAGCCTTGGAAGAAGTGGTGGATGTGCTCATTCACCAAATTAATACCCATAGTGAAGAAGGTCCGGTGGCCCGGTTACGCGGTAGCCATGAGCAAACACTGACGTTTATCTATAACAAAGCCCTAGAAAACCGATCGCGGGTCGAACGGGCCCCCGATGTGCAGCCACGGGTTCGCCATCGCAGCAGCGAAAAACGCCCCAATCCCTATGCCATTTTGGAAGGTAAGGTGGTCATCTTCGGTGGGCACGATCGACTCGAAAGCGCGGTTAGAAATCGTTTAAGAGATTCCAATGTCAATCTGATTTGGTGTACAGCCCAAGCAGGGCCCCAAATTGCTGAACAAAGCGAAAGCCATATTGCTAGTGCTGATCTGGTGTTGGTTGTCACTGGTTACACAAGTCACAAACTAACTGACAAAGCTGTGCAAGCGGCTCAGCGATCAGGGAAATCGGTGGAAATGGTCAACACAACAGGCGTGGTGCGCGTGCTAGAGGCGATCGAATATGGACTTAAAACTAAGCAATTGGCTAGGCATTTGAATCAGTTTTCTAAACCAGCTTGA
- a CDS encoding aldo/keto reductase produces the protein MHYRRFGRTELAMPVFSCGGMRYQYKWQDVPEREIPSDNQANLEATIRRSLELGIYHIETARGYGTSEIQLGKILPLLPREKLIVQTKVAPVASAKEFQHTVERSLMNLRLDYIDLLGLHGINTPELLNYSTRPGGCLDVAHKLQSQGKIRHIGFSTHGATDLIVQAIETNQFDYVNLHWYYIFQANWAAIEAASQRDMGIFIISPSDKGGRLYNPPQKLVELCQPLSPMVFNDLFCLSHPLGRQPLVHTLSIGAARPQDFDEHLKTLPLLDRADEILPPILQRLEQAAIDSLGEEWVRTWHVGLPHYSQTPGNVNIPAILWLRNLALAYDLVDYAKGRYNMLTNAGHWFPGANAAKVDRLDLRQCLVNSPHASKIPALLKDTHQRLAGDPVKRLSQQ, from the coding sequence ATGCACTATCGAAGATTTGGACGTACCGAGCTAGCTATGCCAGTGTTTTCCTGTGGTGGTATGCGCTACCAATACAAATGGCAGGATGTACCAGAACGGGAAATCCCATCTGACAATCAAGCGAACCTGGAAGCGACGATCCGTCGATCGCTGGAATTAGGTATTTATCATATCGAAACCGCCAGGGGGTATGGCACCTCTGAGATACAGTTAGGCAAAATTTTGCCGCTGTTACCCAGAGAGAAACTTATTGTACAAACAAAAGTTGCTCCTGTTGCGAGTGCCAAAGAATTTCAGCACACCGTTGAACGCTCACTCATGAACCTCAGGCTAGACTACATTGATCTGTTGGGGCTGCACGGAATCAACACGCCTGAGCTACTCAACTATAGCACTCGTCCTGGTGGCTGTTTGGACGTAGCTCACAAACTCCAGTCTCAGGGAAAAATCCGGCACATTGGGTTTTCTACCCATGGAGCCACTGATCTAATTGTGCAAGCCATTGAGACAAATCAGTTTGATTACGTCAACCTGCACTGGTACTACATTTTTCAAGCAAACTGGGCAGCGATTGAAGCAGCCAGTCAGCGAGACATGGGAATTTTTATTATCAGCCCCTCGGACAAAGGTGGACGATTATACAATCCACCCCAGAAGCTAGTAGAATTATGCCAACCGCTGAGTCCAATGGTGTTCAACGATTTGTTTTGCCTCAGCCATCCATTGGGTCGTCAACCACTGGTGCACACGCTCAGTATTGGCGCTGCTCGCCCTCAGGATTTTGACGAGCACCTGAAAACTCTGCCTCTACTCGATCGTGCGGATGAGATATTGCCACCAATTTTGCAGCGTTTAGAGCAGGCAGCGATCGACTCGTTGGGTGAAGAGTGGGTGCGGACGTGGCATGTGGGGTTACCGCACTATAGTCAAACTCCGGGGAATGTGAACATTCCTGCAATCCTGTGGTTGCGCAATTTGGCCCTTGCCTATGACTTGGTGGATTATGCCAAGGGACGATACAATATGTTAACCAACGCTGGACACTGGTTTCCCGGCGCGAATGCTGCCAAGGTCGATCGCTTGGATTTGCGACAGTGCCTTGTCAATAGTCCTCATGCCAGCAAAATTCCAGCCCTTTTAAAAGATACACATCAGCGTTTAGCAGGAGACCCTGTGAAGCGACTATCGCAACAGTAG
- a CDS encoding glycosyltransferase family 61 protein: MLANSDANQSFQSSLASAESKVLPPATIATDTPGKADRLLNQSLSGQTFVVPSSRMFVHPTRLLCAWESRPMQIHLPEDKKRSSPIEMTVRTGGLTQASNLQPRRYYRHALKALYQQLALPVRLPHSYVLDSRFDTDQNIAHIVDNILTRFLLAKRIEPALSNLTLILRRNASPMMKQVCQLLHIPFICTDRRVQGNIVTVEAEKRSATCPILFEPYYRSLFGSLDFADYQADTPKRVFIARKHRRKLTNEAEVEHCLQAYGFIKLYYEDIPIQQQWSIARNAEVVVGMHGAALSSLVFNVDQVKLLEIFHPGYLVDLYRHSIAAVGGKWAAVIGQLHPEVIQALDFEVKPRQFALADTTIDLGSLQMGLDYLEVGKRE, encoded by the coding sequence ATGCTAGCGAACTCAGACGCAAATCAGAGTTTTCAATCGAGTCTTGCCTCCGCTGAATCAAAAGTGTTACCACCAGCAACTATTGCAACTGACACCCCAGGAAAGGCAGATCGGTTACTGAATCAGTCCCTATCGGGGCAGACGTTTGTTGTGCCGTCATCGCGCATGTTTGTTCATCCCACCCGCCTACTGTGCGCTTGGGAATCTCGTCCTATGCAGATTCATTTACCTGAAGATAAAAAACGGTCTTCTCCGATTGAAATGACCGTCCGCACTGGAGGACTGACTCAGGCCAGCAATCTACAACCTCGTCGGTATTATCGACACGCTCTGAAAGCTCTGTATCAGCAGCTAGCGTTGCCTGTGCGTTTGCCCCATTCCTATGTACTGGACAGCCGTTTTGATACCGATCAAAACATTGCTCATATTGTTGACAATATTCTGACTCGCTTCTTGCTGGCCAAGCGTATTGAACCAGCCTTGTCCAATCTCACCCTGATTTTGCGTCGCAATGCCAGCCCGATGATGAAACAGGTGTGTCAACTGCTCCACATTCCGTTTATCTGCACCGATCGCCGGGTCCAGGGCAACATCGTCACCGTTGAAGCAGAGAAGCGATCGGCAACTTGTCCAATTCTATTTGAACCGTATTATCGATCGCTGTTTGGATCGTTAGACTTTGCAGACTATCAAGCCGACACTCCCAAGCGTGTATTTATTGCCCGAAAGCATCGCCGCAAACTCACAAATGAAGCCGAGGTTGAGCACTGTTTACAAGCCTACGGGTTTATTAAGCTCTATTACGAAGATATTCCCATTCAGCAGCAGTGGTCGATCGCCAGAAATGCGGAAGTGGTGGTCGGTATGCATGGTGCAGCCTTGAGTAGCTTGGTGTTTAATGTTGATCAGGTGAAGCTACTCGAAATTTTTCATCCTGGCTATCTTGTTGATTTGTATCGCCATTCGATCGCTGCTGTGGGCGGCAAGTGGGCAGCGGTGATCGGGCAACTACACCCCGAGGTGATTCAAGCATTGGATTTTGAAGTCAAACCAAGACAATTTGCCCTTGCTGATACAACGATCGATCTGGGGTCGTTGCAGATGGGGTTGGATTATTTGGAAGTGGGGAAGAGGGAATAG
- a CDS encoding LysR family transcriptional regulator yields the protein MNTSHLQILLTVVECQSFSTAALKLNTSQAAVSRAIAALEDELGISLLTRGRFGARPTLMGERVLHHARQILQVCDTIEHEINLAKGLDGGRVRIASFRSAATHVLPPLIAQFSQRFPAIEVTLTEDDPTSVEQALREGQVDIGLVPLPRSSEEFDTWEIIRDEFVVLIPASFGQVPEHLTWEELSQYSFILFNYAECTSVVRNHWSQWGQAFKVAFEIKEDSTIVSMVAQGLGAAILPRLAALPIPASVQVRSLPVPLERVIGAAIMANVLHPPAVFAFLDVLRQTGLFSKTA from the coding sequence ATGAATACGTCTCACTTGCAAATTCTACTGACCGTGGTGGAATGTCAAAGTTTCTCCACAGCGGCTTTAAAGCTCAATACCTCACAGGCAGCAGTTAGTCGGGCGATCGCAGCGCTGGAAGATGAGTTAGGCATTTCGTTGTTAACACGTGGGCGTTTCGGAGCACGTCCTACCTTAATGGGTGAGCGGGTGTTGCATCATGCTCGACAAATTTTGCAAGTTTGCGACACAATCGAACACGAAATCAATTTAGCCAAAGGTCTAGACGGCGGGCGTGTTCGCATTGCCTCGTTTCGCAGCGCGGCTACCCATGTATTGCCCCCCCTAATTGCCCAATTCAGTCAGCGGTTTCCGGCAATTGAAGTGACCCTGACAGAGGATGATCCTACCAGTGTTGAACAAGCCTTACGCGAGGGGCAGGTAGATATTGGGTTGGTTCCCTTGCCGCGATCGTCGGAGGAATTTGACACCTGGGAAATTATTCGCGATGAGTTTGTGGTCTTAATTCCTGCTTCCTTCGGACAAGTTCCAGAACACCTGACCTGGGAAGAACTGTCACAATACTCATTTATTTTGTTTAACTACGCCGAATGCACTTCCGTTGTGCGCAATCACTGGTCTCAATGGGGACAAGCCTTCAAGGTGGCGTTTGAAATCAAAGAAGACTCTACCATCGTCAGCATGGTTGCCCAAGGGCTAGGGGCTGCTATTTTGCCTCGACTAGCCGCCTTACCCATCCCCGCCAGCGTACAGGTTCGATCGCTTCCTGTTCCCCTAGAGCGAGTGATTGGAGCCGCAATCATGGCAAACGTTCTCCATCCCCCGGCTGTATTTGCTTTTTTAGATGTGCTGCGTCAAACAGGACTCTTTAGCAAAACTGCATAG
- a CDS encoding redox protein encodes MFELIPYSKFRDTPSVRFFDITISQSNARDLVFHDGPAVSPHNSPDGYWQFYLHPHQEDNLLALTGGRTFYLVNFAWRQAFHIVRLEANGAILRIPPGTFHRSVSDPEGSLVLNQAVRTAQATIEREFRVYNSANIPRLLQVTSKSAVPPVLHGLNRSQQYAA; translated from the coding sequence ATGTTTGAACTCATTCCCTATTCCAAGTTTCGCGATACGCCAAGTGTTCGTTTCTTTGATATCACAATTTCCCAATCGAACGCTCGTGATTTGGTCTTCCACGATGGGCCGGCCGTCAGCCCCCACAATAGCCCGGACGGATATTGGCAATTTTATTTACATCCTCATCAAGAAGATAATCTCTTGGCATTAACCGGGGGACGAACTTTTTACTTAGTGAACTTTGCTTGGAGGCAAGCCTTTCATATTGTGCGCTTAGAGGCAAACGGTGCTATTCTTCGCATTCCGCCCGGTACGTTTCATCGATCGGTATCTGACCCAGAAGGCTCATTGGTGCTAAATCAAGCTGTTCGCACCGCCCAAGCCACCATAGAAAGAGAATTCCGCGTTTATAACAGTGCCAACATCCCGCGATTACTTCAGGTAACGTCTAAGTCAGCCGTTCCACCGGTGTTGCATGGGCTTAATCGATCGCAACAATATGCCGCTTAG
- a CDS encoding YkvA family protein produces the protein MKRFLAQPLYNFFRKLIRNPKYRWLVLAGGLFYLLSPLDISPDVLPVVGWLDDGMIATLLITEVSQMIIDRRNAQRNKQATTESDPSNDLLNANQTIDVKATV, from the coding sequence ATGAAACGGTTCCTAGCTCAGCCACTTTACAATTTTTTTCGCAAGCTGATTCGTAATCCTAAATATCGTTGGTTGGTTTTAGCAGGTGGCTTGTTCTACTTGCTCAGCCCCTTAGATATTTCGCCAGATGTCCTTCCTGTTGTGGGTTGGCTGGATGATGGCATGATTGCCACACTATTGATTACCGAGGTGTCACAGATGATCATCGATCGTCGTAATGCTCAGCGAAACAAGCAGGCAACGACTGAAAGTGATCCATCGAATGACTTACTGAATGCCAACCAAACGATCGATGTAAAAGCGACGGTTTAG
- a CDS encoding histidine kinase, whose product MSNSMKDRISTDLQKAKSEGTLRAERIRDIVKAAVSQTMSELKEGSVEIRSVVQDAIAAVVDFAGDKGKESQEEISASVEGVIEGISESRREEIAKTQAKIDELQAQMAEQEQQLDSEIDGAIVQVETSEKTTSDIKALIEAAVKAVREREEFAGLREQYAKLRTKLEVVEANLKVRYGDRYDEVKQHLDNAKTWYDNAKVKAETKGVDPVQEKQLEFETKLGEAGASLARKEEQVKQRLRELWKTVTKM is encoded by the coding sequence ATGTCTAATTCTATGAAAGATCGGATTTCTACCGATCTACAGAAAGCAAAGTCTGAAGGTACGCTTCGGGCCGAGCGAATTCGAGATATTGTCAAGGCAGCCGTGTCACAAACAATGTCTGAACTTAAGGAAGGATCTGTAGAAATTCGATCGGTTGTGCAAGACGCCATTGCGGCCGTCGTTGACTTTGCTGGAGATAAGGGCAAAGAAAGCCAAGAGGAAATTTCTGCCTCGGTGGAGGGGGTCATTGAAGGAATCAGTGAGTCTCGCCGCGAGGAAATTGCCAAAACTCAAGCAAAGATTGATGAACTGCAAGCTCAAATGGCTGAGCAAGAACAGCAACTTGATTCTGAAATTGATGGTGCGATTGTTCAAGTAGAAACCAGCGAGAAAACCACATCTGATATTAAAGCACTGATTGAAGCTGCGGTAAAAGCTGTTCGTGAACGGGAAGAATTTGCTGGTTTGCGTGAACAATATGCCAAGTTGCGTACCAAGCTAGAGGTGGTTGAAGCGAATCTGAAAGTTCGCTACGGCGATCGCTATGATGAAGTCAAACAACATTTAGATAATGCCAAGACTTGGTACGATAATGCGAAGGTCAAGGCTGAAACGAAAGGCGTTGATCCAGTCCAAGAAAAACAACTGGAGTTTGAAACTAAACTCGGCGAAGCTGGAGCTTCTTTGGCGCGGAAAGAAGAACAGGTGAAGCAACGCTTGAGGGAGCTTTGGAAGACGGTGACGAAGATGTAG